In one Lycium barbarum isolate Lr01 chromosome 7, ASM1917538v2, whole genome shotgun sequence genomic region, the following are encoded:
- the LOC132603232 gene encoding putative receptor protein kinase ZmPK1: MYKPVFYLVVHFSLFLVAPTTSSSIITSLSKGSSLSTSQDTVISSPNHDYAAGFHPVGENAYSFAIWFGNLVGDDKNHTIVWMANRDKPVNGRHSSLSLTKSGNLVLTDASQHTVWKTETQSDDSVELELLDTGNFVLTASDDKRIIWQSFDTPTDTLLPGQALTKNSKLVSLRSLTNYSSGFYKLHFSDDNVLQLLYEGLEMSGVYWPPTWLSSFKANRSTYNNSRIAVLDPLGQFNSTDNFNFRTTDYGGGIQRRLTLDIDGNLRVYSLNKQRTSWEVSWQLNWQPCTIHGLCGLNSLCTYSHDSGRKCTCLQRHKMKNVTDWSYGCEPDFKLSCPDSNMVDLVHLRHVEFYGYDSMHYRNATLEQCKQYCLHACDCKGFQFKFETEYGVYVCLLKTLLFNGYRSPSWQNSVYIKLPKDVRSSEEEGPIGKLQCERTHEVLLERTYKRKGQYGWLKSFIGFAVALGMFEVICLISYLITTLKHSNATFDHQVYIPVVNRFKRFAYAELKKATSNFRDEIGQGSSGVVYKGKLPDNRIAAIKCLKLEANQGEAEFLAEVSTIGKLNHMNLIDICGYCAEGKHRLLVYEYMEHGSLADNLHANNILDWQKRFEIALGTAKGLAYLHEECLEWVLHCDIKPQNILLDSNYEPKVADFGLSRLLNRSGVDNSCFSTIRGTRGYMAPEWIFHHPITSKVDVYSYGILLLELITGKSPNRAQSNNMDNDEMQDTTLVTWVREKMLGVEQTATQIQQVVDPSLDGVNYLEKMEVLIKVALQCSEEDRDARPTMSQVVDMLQA, encoded by the coding sequence ATGTATAAGCCAGTGTTTTACCTTGTTGTTCACTTTTCACTATTCCTAGTAGCACCAACTACATCATCCTCAATTATCACTAGTTTGAGTAAAGGTTCCTCTCTTTCTACTTCCCAAGATACGGTGATTTCATCGCCCAATCATGATTACGCAGCGGGTTTTCATCCCGTTGGTGAAAATGCATATAGCTTTGCTATATGGTTTGGCAATTTAGTTGGTGATGACAAAAATCACACCATAGTATGGATGGCTAACAGAGACAAACCTGTGAACGGAAGGCACTCGAGCCTTTCCTTAACCAAATCAGGCAATCTTGTTCTTACTGATGCTAGCCAGCACACAGTTTGGAAAACTGAGACGCAATCAGATGACTCTGTTGAATTGGAACTCCTGGACACCGGCAACTTTGTTCTTACAGCCTCAGATGACAAACGTATTATTTGGCAAAGTTTTGATACACCAACTGATACACTCCTTCCAGGACAAGCACTGACAAAAAATTCGAAGCTTGTTTCTCTAAGAAGCTTAACCAATTATTCATCAGGTTTTTACAAGCTACACTTCTCTGATGATAATGTTCTCCAGCTTCTTTATGAAGGCTTAGAGATGTCAGGTGTTTACTGGCCACCCACATGGCTGTCGAGCTTTAAAGCTAACCGAAGCACCTACAACAATAGCAGAATTGCAGTGCTCGACCCTTTGGGCCAATTCAACTCGACCGACAATTTCAACTTTAGAACTACTGATTATGGTGGAGGCATTCAAAGAAGATTAACACTGGATATTGATGGGAACCTCCGAGTATACAGCCTGAATAAGCAAAGGACTAGTTGGGAAGTTTCTTGGCAACTTAATTGGCAACCCTGCACGATTCATGGACTCTGTGGGTTGAACAGTTTGTGCACTTATAGTCATGATTCTGGTAGGAAATGTACTTGCCTACAACGTCATAAGATGAAAAATGTGACGGACTGGTCTTATGGATGCGAACCAGATTTTAAGCTCTCTTGCCCTGATAGCAATATGGTGGATTTAGTTCATCTTCGTCATGTTGAATTCTACGGGTACGACTCTATGCATTATAGGAATGCCACCTTGGAGCAATGCAAACAATATTGCTTACATGCCTGTGATTGCAAAGGATTTCAATTCAAATTTGAAACAGAGTATGGCGTCTATGTCTGCCTTCTTAAGACACTTCTCTTTAATGGGTACCGCTCACCATCTTGGCAAAATTCAGTTTACATTAAACTGCCCAAGGATGTCCGTAGTTCGGAAGAGGAAGGTCCTATAGGAAAATTGCAGTGTGAAAGAACACATGAAGTGTTACTGGAAAGAACGTACAAACGAAAAGGGCAATATGGATGGTTGAAGTCATTTATCGGGTTTGCTGTTGCACTTGGAATGTTCGAGGTCATATGCCTCATCTCTTATTTGATTACAACCCTCAAACACTCTAATGCAACATTTGATCATCAAGTTTATATTCCCGTTGTCAATAGGTTTAAGAGATTCGCCTATGCCGAGCTGAAAAAAGCAACGTCTAATTTCAGAGATGAAATTGGACAAGGAAGCAGTGGCGTTGTGTACAAAGGCAAATTACCGGACAACAGAATAGCAGCCATCAAGTGTCTCAAATTAGAAGCCAACCAAGGAGAAGCAGAATTTCTTGCAGAGGTGAGCACAATTGGCAAGCTTAACCACATGAACTTGATAGACATATGCGGTTATTGTGCTGAGGGAAAACACAGGCTCCTAGTATACGAGTACATGGAGCATGGTTCTTTAGCAGATAATTTACATGCCAACAATATTCTTGATTGGCAAAAGAGGTTCGAGATAGCGCTGGGAACAGCAAAAGGTCTTGCTTACCTACATGAAGAGTGTCTAGAATGGGTTTTGCATTGTGATATAAAGCCTCAGAATATACTCCTGGACTCAAATTATGAGCCAAAGGTAGCTGATTTTGGTCTCTCAAGGTTATTAAACAGAAGTGGGGTGGACAATTCATGCTTTTCCACAATAAGGGGGACAAGGGGTTACATGGCTCCTGAATGGATTTTTCATCATCCAATCACCTCCAAAGTTGATGTGTACAGCTATGGAATACTACTACTAGAATTGATCACCGGAAAGAGCCCTAACCGAGCTCAATCTAATAACATGGATAATGATGAGATGCAAGATACAACGCTTGTTACTTGGGTTCGAGAGAAGATGCTTGGAGTTGAGCAAACTGCCACACAAATTCAACAAGTCGTGGACCCTTCTTTGGATGGTGTTAACTATTTGGAAAAAATGGAAGTTCTTATAAAAGTAGCTTTGCAGTGTTCAGAAGAAGACAGAGATGCAAGACCTACAATGAGTCAAGTGGTGGATATGCTACAAGCgtaa